The DNA segment CACCGCAAAGGAAAAGAAGCGGCGGACTTTTCGCCGCCGGGCCCAGTCATGACACTTGTTGCGCGCAATGCGCAGGATCCATGCGCGAAACGGCCGCGACCGATCATAGCGGTTGAGAGCGAGGAACGCGGCGACGAAACTCTCCTGGGTGATGTCGAGCGCGTCGCTCTCAGCGCCGGTAAGTCCGTACACGAAGCGAAACACCGCCTCGCGGTGCAATTTCATGAGGGTATCGAAACCGCTCTGGCGACCCGCAAGCGCAGCGGCCACCGCCGAAGCATCCTCGCCCTGCCCTGCCGCCTGTTCCGCTGAATGCCGCCCCTGCCCGGACACGCCGGATCATTCCTCTGGGGGCGCGGTCAGGGCATGGGCAACAGCCGCATCGAAACGTCTTGCCTGATCCGGACGGAGCACGGAACGCATGGCGAAGACATGCTGAAGAGTTGCCTTCTGCAACTCGCCCATGGCCATATGCGATTGGTCAACGGCTTTCTCCACTGCCGGGCCATAGGCATGCTCGCGCTCCATAGCCTGCGCAAGCTGCGCATTGGCCTGTCGCAGCCGCCCGTCGAGCAGCTTTCGCCTTTCCGCAAAATCATGCTCGATCCGATCAATCTGCGCTTCCTGCCCTGGATCCAGATCGAGTTCTTCATGAAGAACGGCATGCAACCTGCTCTCGTGATTATCGCCTGCACGCAGCTTTTGTCCGAGCAGCAAGGCCGCCAGCGCGGCCAGGAAAGCAAGGACGAAGGCAAGAAAATAGCGGCGCAGGCTTCCCACGGTCACGAAGCCAGCAAGTGCGAGGGCGCGGCCGCAGGCAGGCCCAGGAGCGGATCTTCATGCACAGATTGCGTACCAGGCAAGGCAAGCCCGCCCCAAAGCCCGATCAGCCCTGCAACGGCACAGCCCAGAACAATTCCGCGGCGTGCCACCAATCGCTCACGCGCTGCCGTCAGCCCGGCCATGACCGATCCTTCCATAGCGTCCAGCCTTTCCGGCACGGGCTCTTCGCGCAATTGAGCTATGATCCGGTCAAGATCGTCCATTAGGGGGTTTCCTGAAATACCTCTGCTTGCACGGTTATACGCAGCAACCCGATCCATCCCTCATGCAGGACATCCAGCAAACTCGATTGTCAGGTCCCGAGCCGGCAATCTTCCACTTCATATTTTATCGAGCATGCGCACCGACATCATCGGTCAATCGCCGCCATCCTGCGATCGCCGCTTCGCATAGCTCACCACAAAGGCTTCCCATACGCGCAGCCATTCGGTGTCGGTGCGCAGCTTGGCAATTCCGGGAAAACCGGCGCGAAAGGCGTCTGCCATCGTGTCGACTGACCAGGGCTGGCCTTTCTCGAGACCGATCTTTCGAAAAGCGCCCTCTCGCGTCCCGAAACTGAGACTGCCTTCCGGAAAGGCTCGCAGTTCTTCGGTCAGTTGCGGCAAGTCGCGCTGGCTTTTTCGTTCTGCCGGGACAGATGATCTCGGTGCCTTTTCCCCCGCCGGCGCGCCAACAAGCCGCAAATGCGGCCCCACCAGCTTGCGTTCGAGAGGCGCTGGCGATGGGTGCAGGACGACCTTTCGTCCGGACATATCCACATTGGCGTTGGGATAGACGGCCG comes from the Novosphingobium pentaromativorans US6-1 genome and includes:
- a CDS encoding RNA polymerase sigma factor, encoding MSGQGRHSAEQAAGQGEDASAVAAALAGRQSGFDTLMKLHREAVFRFVYGLTGAESDALDITQESFVAAFLALNRYDRSRPFRAWILRIARNKCHDWARRRKVRRFFSFAVPIDDAVHIADPQENPEEALSSRLGVERIHEAIARLPDSLKEPLLLCSLEDMSQDEAAQVLGISRKAVETRIYRARQKLSQMLEG
- a CDS encoding periplasmic heavy metal sensor — encoded protein: MTVGSLRRYFLAFVLAFLAALAALLLGQKLRAGDNHESRLHAVLHEELDLDPGQEAQIDRIEHDFAERRKLLDGRLRQANAQLAQAMEREHAYGPAVEKAVDQSHMAMGELQKATLQHVFAMRSVLRPDQARRFDAAVAHALTAPPEE